The genomic region TTGTGACATATAAATACCGCTACCAACCCAACGATTGCGTGACATTACCAACACTACAGTCACCtccaaaaatgtaataactttgaaattttaaaacaggataaatttaaataatgtgATTTTGTCAAGTGTTAAAGTTGAATTGGATCAAATCAAGAATCATGTCTCGTGTGACGAACGGTTCCGTATCTCCCGAAAAGAGGTTAGGACAAAATTGTATAGTGCAACCCCTTTTGACCGACTTGTATCAAATAACGATGGCTTACGCTTATTGGAAATCAGGCAAAACTGAATCCCACGCTGTTTTTGATTTGTTCTTCCGCAAGAACCCGTTTCAAGGCGAATTCACTGTCTTTGCAGGCCTAGAGGAATGTGTCAAGTTCCTTGACAAGTTTTCCTATTCCAAGAGCGATATCGATTACCTCAGACAGATTCTTCCGCCGACTATCGAAGAAGATTTCTACAAGTATCTGGCAAACCTGAATGCAAAGGAAGTCACACTGTATGCAGTCAAAGAAGGAACAGTCATATTCCCCAGAATACCGATGCTACGTGTTGAAGGCCCACTCATTATAGTTCAACTCCTGGAAACCACACTTTTGAATCTGGTAAATTACGCAAGTTTAATCGCGACGAACGCGTCCAGATATCGAATGGCTGCTGGTAAATTGAAATTATATGAATTCGGGCTCAGAAGAGCACAGGGCCCAGATGGAGGACTGTCAGCTTCAAGATACTCATATATAGGAGGATTCGACGGGACTAGCAACGTCCTAGCTGGGAAGTTGTTCAATATTCCAGTGAAAGGCACTCACGCCCATTCTTACGTGACCTCGTTTAACAGTTTAGACGAGCTTACCGTTCGAAACTTGGCCCCAAAAGGTGGCGGAAAAGCTATGGATTTTGTTGATCTAGCCACAAAGTGGCGCGAGAGGCTGGTCGCAGTATTCAGTGTCATGTTGTCAGAGGCTAATGATGGTGAATTCGCCGCTTTTATCTCGTTCGCCATAGCTTTTCCCAACGGATTTCTCTCCCTCGTCGACACTTACGATGTCAAGAAGAGCGGTTTGTTGAATTTCAGCGCGGTAGCTCTAACGTTGTACGACTTGGGCTACGAACCCTTAGGCATCCGTCTGGACAGCGGAGATCTCGCGTATCTCTCCGTCATTGCACGCAACGTCTTTGCGAAAATCAGCAGAGAATTCAAGCGTCCAGGCTTTGCCAACTTGCTAATCATGGCGTCCAACGACATCAACGAAGAGACGATTCTCAGCTTGAACGAGCAAGGACACGAGATCGACGCTTTCGGCATCGGGACCCATTTGGTCACTTGTCAGAAACAACCAGCACTGGGCGGCGTCTTCAAAATGGTAGAAATCAACGGTCGAGCTAGAATCAAACTAAGTCACGACGTGGCCAAAGTCACCATTCCCGGAAAAAAAGAAGCGTACAGGCTGTACGGAGAGAACGGAAACGCGTTGATCGATCTGCTCCAAATATCCTCCGAAGCTGCACCAGAGGTGGGGAAAAAGGTGCTGTGTAGGCACCCGTTCCAAGAGGCGAAACGCGCATTTGTCATACCTTCGAAAGTCGAGCCGTTGCTGCAGTTGTACTGGAAGGACGGAGAGATCTGCCAGCCTTTACCCAACATGCAAGAGATCAAGGAACAAGTCGTCAACAGTTTGAAGATATTGAGGCCGGACATAAGGAGGACTCTGAATCCTACTCCTTACAAAGTTTCCGTTAGTGATAACTTGTACCATTATTTGCACAACTTGTGGCTAGAAAATGCCCCCATAGGGGAGTTGTCCTAGATAAAATACCGGTATTTTGTACTatattttctaacattttattatgcttttattttatgcacacaatttttattaatagatTATATTACAAGTTAAATGTGACATCGTTTTTGAATTTCTCTTTAATTCCTCCAGTGAAAAACGTCGATTTcgtcaaaataactttttgatTACCATTTACATAATGGTATGCATCCTGGAGGGGCGGAAGGAAAAACGAAGCTGATAAGACAAATCAGTGCTGTTGCTGCTAAAATATGTGTAAGTGGCAACCTGGCAACGTATATACAAAATGTTGAGTATAAGTGGCAACAAGTGCGTATTAAGTGGTATAAAGAGTGTTGCCACTTAAGGTGAATTGTTATTTACGTCAGAAATTATCCATGTTATTTGTTTAcaaaagtttttgaaatatgagCTGtttcaattacaaatttttcaagtttATGTTAAATTCGTTACTTTTATTGATTTTCTTACAATTGACAAATAACTGATAAATACaacatatttaatttgatttcgAGAAAAGTCCTGATGGAGATAAAAACGTCGGCGCTCGTTTTGGTTTAGAGGTATCAAAGTCGAAACCGTTTTGTTAGTCATCAGGATCAGCAGAATGGCACCTGATGTTTTGCGTATTCTCAGGTGTGTTCCGAAAATCAAAGAGTGCGTCATATGTTTACAAAGTGCGATAAGAAAGCAAGATAACAACGAATCACAATCGAAGCAAATGGAtgggttttaaaaaataaacagagtGAAACATTAACAAAATATCTTGTATTCTtgttcaacacaaaaaaatcacttcAGCATAATTAACGGGACTACATTTAGGTTATATTTGTCTTtcgtttttttgaaaaatctacAAGCTTAGGCCAAATTGAATTTGCGCTTTGAACGGTTAGAtagtttaattattataaatcgaAGCAGTATATTTGGTAAGTCTGTACACAAACAAGACTAAAAGCGGAcaagagaaaaataaaataaaacaaagttcACAAAACAGAAGTTGTAATGGAAtgtacaaattatttattttcaacataatTTTGCTGTTCCCTTCTTACAACAGAGCCTTTTCTACATGTTTCCATTCTAAGAGACAGGCGAGTGGAGGTGTGGCAACATCCCCATCCGCCGAGCCGTGCTTGAtcactaaaaaaaatcatcacgAGAAAAAATACTATCAACATTCTTAGGTTAACAGCCGGGGGCGGGGCCGCAGTCGGGGAGTTCACGCGAACGGGCCGGTCGCGGTCGCGCCCCCGAGCCTCAGCTAGACTACAGAGAAGGCTAACACGTATATAACTATGGACACCAAACCATCGATCGATACATAGATAATGTTGCCATTATTTACAACAACTTtgtttgaattgaattttaataattacaaactGTCAACGCTGCGCCTGAACATATGGAAGGACAAACGACTAAAACAAAGAGACGTGAGCAATCCCAATACAAGTGAATATGTACTCTGCTAAGGAACATAATTAACAAAGTTGGCAATGATATGTcgaattgcaaaaaaaatatatttatggACAGGATGCTACTGTGGAGCCTCGGGGGCTCTCGAcccgaaaaaaatatgtaatatacaTGCtcgtgaaattaaaataattgtgctaCTTttgtaactttatttttttaacttcaaATACTCAAGAGTTCATAAACCCTTTAATCGCTTCATATATGAAATGATAAACTAACAAACTACTAATTAATAActatacaataattaatttatcaagACGTAACCCTTTATGAAAATGACAGCCAGTGACATACCACTGATCCAAGCCCCTgttcaaattatttacaatgACGGGACCCGCATCGTACGGAGGAATACGCGTTCCatcacaataaaatatttacaccaaCAATGCTCGTCCGTCAAATTCATCAAAGCTTACAACACGGTTTTATACATCATTTTATacaattaaacattaaaaacaaagtgTGGCCGTGGGAGAAAGTTTCCGAAAAAAATCAGGACTCggggaattttttttagaaggGGATTGATTTCTGGAGGATGAAGTTTACTTTgttttacacttaaaaaaaaacgattaaCTTATTTAGTGTAGAGGTAGATAGCTACGATCAGGCCGTAAAGACCTAACACTTCAGCGAAGATGAGGATGAGGATCATGCCGACGAACAGACGGGGTTGTTGGGCTGTTCCTCTTACGCCGGCGTCTCCGACGATGCCGATGGCGAAACCGGCTGCCAAGCCGGAGAAACCTACCGCAAGACCTGCACCCAGATGTACGAAGCCGCTGAAAAAAAAACCATCCAAAATCACGTCAAACGAAAAATTCAAACATCGACttcgtaaaaatgttcttaaatTTTATGACCGGCTTGCGTGATTTATTTTATCGCAAGAAAATACATTACCACATAAAATGTGGCACAttatctaaataaaaaaacaaacaaaacatttttttctagtccaatacacaacaaaatcaatatatgtatgtatttaaaaaatcgataaaccgttttttcttttttttaagaaatattaAGTTGGCAACAAAATTGGCGATCCTATTTTGTTCTTTTGTCATTCggaaaacgtcatttatttcttataactaatatcaaagaaccaccaacaccgcaatttacagttgcggaattaaaatttcggccAGTATTGTCATTTTCATACTGTAAACtttaaaacaacctttacgttaatataacctcattttgtactcttgtcatgttatttatttacattaaaaaatagtgatttgtggcataataacgggtaggcaGCAGGTGAAAGCGATGCTTTCATTACACCCATTGCAATTAACTCAAGacccaaaattcaaaaactgacTGCGTGACcgacacagaaaagtttaatttttgaatgtcagtcatgatgacagtaaaaggtggtttacagagattttgttgaaatg from Tenebrio molitor chromosome 8, icTenMoli1.1, whole genome shotgun sequence harbors:
- the LOC138137379 gene encoding nicotinate phosphoribosyltransferase-like, coding for MSRVTNGSVSPEKRLGQNCIVQPLLTDLYQITMAYAYWKSGKTESHAVFDLFFRKNPFQGEFTVFAGLEECVKFLDKFSYSKSDIDYLRQILPPTIEEDFYKYLANLNAKEVTLYAVKEGTVIFPRIPMLRVEGPLIIVQLLETTLLNLVNYASLIATNASRYRMAAGKLKLYEFGLRRAQGPDGGLSASRYSYIGGFDGTSNVLAGKLFNIPVKGTHAHSYVTSFNSLDELTVRNLAPKGGGKAMDFVDLATKWRERLVAVFSVMLSEANDGEFAAFISFAIAFPNGFLSLVDTYDVKKSGLLNFSAVALTLYDLGYEPLGIRLDSGDLAYLSVIARNVFAKISREFKRPGFANLLIMASNDINEETILSLNEQGHEIDAFGIGTHLVTCQKQPALGGVFKMVEINGRARIKLSHDVAKVTIPGKKEAYRLYGENGNALIDLLQISSEAAPEVGKKVLCRHPFQEAKRAFVIPSKVEPLLQLYWKDGEICQPLPNMQEIKEQVVNSLKILRPDIRRTLNPTPYKVSVSDNLYHYLHNLWLENAPIGELS